The following coding sequences lie in one Anomalospiza imberbis isolate Cuckoo-Finch-1a 21T00152 chromosome 17, ASM3175350v1, whole genome shotgun sequence genomic window:
- the EPB41L1 gene encoding band 4.1-like protein 1 isoform X2, which translates to MTTETGPGSEVRNAQEDAPQQQLEAAAQGPTAAPSPAGRDTDPNEKLGAQPDTRNMEPGTDMEDKDYSETDGLSDKTTPSKTQKSPQKTTKKVKSALCRVTLLDASEYECEVEKHARGQVLFDMVCEHLNLLEKDYFGLTFCDSDSQKNWLDPSKEIKKQIRSGPWNFAFTVKFYPPDPAQLTEDITRYYLCLQLRADIITGRLPCSFVTHALLGSYAVQAELGDHDTEEHVGNYVSELRFAPNQTRELEERIMELHKTYRGMTPGEAEIHFLENAKKLSMYGVDLHHAKDSEGIDIMLGVCANGLLIYRDRLRINRFAWPKILKISYKRSNFYIKIRPGEYEQFESTIGFKLPNHRSAKRLWKVCIEHHTFFRLVSPEPPPKGFLVMGSKFRYSGRTQAQTRQASALIDRPAPFFERSSSKRYTMSRSLDGEFSRPASVSENHDAGPEGEKQDEDGESGSRRRSETEDEEVTTPTKIKELKPEHETTPRHKQEFLDKPEDVLLKHQASINELKRTLKEPNSKLVHRDRDRRLPSSPASSSPKHEDETPKGTPEKATETMEEDTLDDFASEHGASLSMESFTQKSLVSSPEGSEHWVFIEREAPRLEAVALRKTLRAKTEEARAGTSEGNTSGSLTKVVVTVGKAKDMAGQEEPAAAALETRKRAKMIASPEDFESVWEDDLYEKDSRGESSPGEAHPPPESVEAEPQEPGKGTATKEPGLPKPCQQPEERQRTKILEPEPPQAEVEMLSKERAFAAFKKQEARVPATAPELLKIKVKAGDDSSETSATQRIIYLGDPEGEEKDSKIHLVLDTGGCLGLEERPEAPVNTSGEGSGHATPVAEGFQALSSASHQHKTVSEKPTGALEMPGMGCDGTSLGGRPLSGWEELSLQPEKAPGVGVPGGTPTGSEALLCSQEVGPEELQSSVGGFKPCGLAGDGPRAEEHRGSPAQSPDICPALEGLLGRVVADSDREESARVVLQMEEIEPKSPPSLAGSWQGHTHTVGLEGDKPSAPVPPPLPQKPSPVPAESSPGTEPQGTDLSLGTSPSREAAMPKRVSPSMQVALPVGTDPEAEEQSQNVGFASLKPYQVTSPVTGEPPQNTDTAAESIQVRDLANREVAQDMDTAQSNVPATEEPLQEEKPMVKELFQGSGSGKPTRDKGSGMEELFHDKSLGMAELPPKGEEAEHQTETILRDLPHHTAHPKAQEPHQDSEFSVGQDLQGGSQTFTEGTRDSDLALGQPLQDDSPPRAAADVPHFQSPTAGLCQGSEASQLPALVNEGGAGQSSGGTHPAEPGVSVCMAGLAGAVAQEHRDATVAQGKQEDSKSYRETSVASKIKMFEQGEAERRAAQEGQEHVPEAETLVTATGKTNLAQDVPLSTRLASPPAVGPVSSVGSLALGQGAGSGDTSQPHPLRERVSAEPEHEEDSADLASPDSGCELTLAEAVSKSQEPSGEEKELCDPSVKSSLKEENVKAAVPVVSQRAGMREGPEERVKPPRHRAPESDTGDEEPDQEKDSVFLKDNHLAIERKCSSITVSSTSSLEAEVDFTVIGDFHGTAFEDISRSLPELDKDKSETEDEGLVSFQHTDKVVPGLEEDLKGRDKVSQPSPDVSQPEPSAPKANAVTVKKPEAEGSAPHRVDGGTSGSRDTTVTAAQAGTTETALVTSDHGTKAGKGAAPTTDLRSLSPISGGSAGKEVLTSIFSATAETLSTSTTTHVTKTVKGGFSETRIEKRIIITGDEDVDQDQALALAIKEAKLQHPDMLVTKAVVYRETEPSPEERDKKPQES; encoded by the exons GCGGGCCCTGGAACTTTGCCTTCACTGTGAAGTTCTACCCTCCAGACCCTGCCCAGCTCACAGAGGACATCACCAG ATACTACCTGTGCCTGCAGCTCCGTGCTGACATCATCACGGGCcgccttccctgctccttcgTCACCCACGCCCTGCTGGGCTCCTACGCCGTCCAGGCCGAGCTGGGTGACCATGACACTGAGGAGCATGTGGGCAACTACGTGAGCGAGCTGCGCTTCGCCCCCAACCAGACGCGGGAGCTGGAGGAGCGCATCATGGAGCTGCACAAGACCTACCG GGGAATGACCCCTGGGGAAGCAGAGATCCACTTCCTGGAGAATGCCAAGAAGCTCTCCATGTACGGGGTGGACCTGCACCACGCCAAG GACTCAGAGGGCATCGACATCATGCTGGGCGTCTGCGCCAATGGTCTCCTCATCTACAGGGACCGGCTGCGCATCAACCGCTTCGCCTGGCCCAAGATCCTCAAGATTTCCTACAAGAGGAGCAACTTCTACATCAAGATCCGCCCAGGGGAG TACGAACAGTTTGAGAGCACCATTGGCTTCAAGCTGCCCAACCACCGCTCAGCCAAGAGGCTCTGGAAGGTCTGCATAGAGCATCACACCTTCTTCAG gctggtgtccccagagccaccccccAAGGGCTTCCTGGTGATGGGCTCCAAGTTTCGGTACAGCGGGCGCACGCAGGCGCAGACGCGCCAGGCCAGCGCCCTCATCGACCGCCCCGCGCCCTTCTTTGAGCGCTCCTCCAGCAAACGCTACACCATGTCCCGCAGCCTGGACGGAG AGTTCTCGCGCCCAGCCTCTGTCAGCGAGAACCATGACGCCGGGCCTGAGGGTGAGAAGCAGGATGAGGACGGTGAGTCTGGCAGCAGGAGACGCTCTGAGACGGAGGATGAGGAGGTGACCACCCCGACAAAGATCAAGGAGCTGAAG CCGGAGCACGAAACAACCCCCAGGCACAAGCAGGAG TTTTTAGACAAGCCAGAGGATGTTTTGCTGAAGCATCAGGCCAGCATCAATGAGCTGAAGCGGACCCTGAAGGAGCCCAACAGCAAACTGGTTcacagggaccgggacaggaGGCTGCCTTCCTCACCAGCCTCTTCCTCACCCAAGCACGAGGATGAAACACCAAAGGGAACCCCTGAAAAGGCCACAGAG ACGATGGAAGAGGACACCTTAGACGATTTTGCATCTGAGCATGGAGCTTCCCTAAGCATGGAGTCTTTCACGCAGAAAAGCCTTGTCTCCTCTCCTGAG GGCTCGGAGCACTGGGTATTTATAGAGAGAGAAGCCCCTAGGCTGGAAGCTGTAGCTCTGAGGAAAACTCTGAGAGCCAAGACGGAAGAAGCACGTGCAGGGACCTCGGAGGGGAACACAAGTGGGAGCCTGACGAAAGTGGTGGTGACAGTAGGGAAAGCCAAGGACATGGCAGGCCAGGAAGAGCCGGCAGCTGCAGCCTTGGAGACGAGGAAGAGAGCCAAAATGATTGCTAGTCCCGAGGATTTTGAGTCTGTGTGGGAGGATGATCTCTATGAGAAGGACAGCAGGGGTGAGTCCAGCCCAGGGGAGGCACATCCACCCCCTGAGAGTGTGGAGGCCGAGCCCCAAGAGCCAGGCAAAGGCACAGCCACCaaggagccagggctgcccaagCCCTGTCAGCAGCCTGAAGAGAGGCAAAGGACCAAGATTTTGGAGCCAGAGCCTCCCCAGGCAGAAGTTGAGATGCTCTCCAAGGAACGTGCTTTTGCAGCCTTCAAGAAGCAGGAGGCCAGAGTGccagccacagccccagagctccTGAAAATTAAAGTGAAGGCTGGTGACGACAGCTCAGAGACTTCTGCAACTCAGAGGATCATCTACTTAGGAGACCCagagggggaggagaaggacagtaAAATAcacctggtcttggacactggTGGGTGCCTTGGCTTGGAGGAGAGACCAGAAGCCCCAGTAAACACATCCGGGGAGGGATCTGGGCATGCCACACCTGTGGCGGAAGGGTTCCAAGCCCTCTCGTCAGCAAGTCACCAGCACAAGACAGTGTCTGAAAAACCCACTGGAGCACTGGAGATGCCTGGGATGGGCTGTGATGGGACCAGCCTGGGGGGACGTCCCCTCTCAGGGTGGgaagagctgtccctgcagccagagaagGCGCCTGGTGTTGGGGTGCCTGGAGGAACACCCACAGGAAGTGAAGCCCTGCTGTGTTCCCAGGAGGTGGGaccagaggagctgcagagctccGTGGGAGGCTTTAAGCCATGTGGCCTGGCAGgggatggccccagggctgaggagcacagagggagcCCAGCACAGTCCCCAGACAtctgcccagcactggaggGGCTCTTGGGAAGGGTTGTAGCAGACAGTgacagggaggaaagtgccagaGTGGTTCTTCAGATGGAAGAGATAGAGCCCAAGTCACCTCCATCATTAGCTGGGTCTTGGCAGGGCCACACTCACACCGTGGGGTTGGAGGGGGACAAACCcagtgctcctgtccctccacccCTTCCCCAGAAACCCAGCCCAGTCCCTGCAGAGTCATCTCCGGGTACGGAGCCTCAGGGCACAGacctgtccctgggcaccagCCCTTCCAGAGAGGCGGCCATGCCCAAGCGTGTGAGCCCCTCCATGCAGGTGGCACTACCCGTGGGCACCGATCCTGAAGCTGAAGAACAATCCCAAAATGTGGGATTTGCCTCATTGAAACCCTATCAGGTAACAAGTCCTGTTACAGGagaaccaccccaaaacacagaCACTGCAGCAGAGTCAATCCAGGTTAGAGACCTGGCCAACAGGGAGGTGGCCCAGGACATGGACACAGCACAGAGCAACGTGCCTGCCACTGAAGAGCCACTGCAGGAGGAGAAGCCCATGGTCAAAGAGCTCTTCCAGGGCTCAGGGTCGGGGAAGCCGACCAGAGATAAAGGCTCTGGGATGGAAGAACTGTTCCATGACAAAAGCCTTGGCAtggctgagctgcctcccaagGGAGAAGAAGCAGAACACCAGACTGAGACAATCCTGAGGGACTTGCCCCATCACACTGCACATCCCAAAGCACAAGAGCCACACCAGGACTCGGAGTTCAGTGTTGGACAAGAtctgcagggtgggagccagACATTCACAGAAGGCACCAGGGACAGTGACCTGGCTCTGGGGCAGCCACTGCAGGATGACTctcctcccagagcagctgctgatgTCCCACACTTCCAGTCCCCTACAGCAGGATTGTGCCAAGGAAGCGAGgcatcccagctccctgccctggtgAATGAAGGCGGGGCAGGGCAATCAAGTGGTGGGACACatccagcagagcctggggtGTCGGTGTGcatggctgggctggcaggagctgtggcccaggagcacagggatgcTACTGTGGCCCAAGGAAAACAGGAGGACAGCAAGAGCTACAGGGAAACTTCTGTGGCCTCTAAGATCAAGATGTTTGAGCAAGGCGAAGCGGAGCGAAGGGCGGcccaggagggacaggagcatGTGCCTGAAGCTGAGACATTGGTGACAGCCACGGGGAAGACAAATCTGGCACAGGATGTGCCTTTGAGCACCAGACTCGCCTCACcccctgcagtgggacctgTGTCCAGTGTGGGCTCCTTGGCCCTCGGGCAAGGGGCTGGTTCAGGAGACACCTCCCAGCCTCACCCCCTGAGGGAACGAGTCTCTGCTGAGCCCGAGCACGAAGAAGACAGTGCCGACCTGGCCTCGCCCGACTCCGGCTGTGAGCTCACCCTGGCCGAGGCCGTG AGCAAATCTCAGGAACCAAGTGGGGAAGAAAAGGAGTTATGTGACCCATCAgtaaaatccagcctgaaagaAGAGAATGTAAAGGCTGCTGTTCCAGTGGTCTCGCAG AGAGCAGGCATGAGGGAGGGCCCTGAGGAGAGGGTGAAACCGCCCCGGCACAGGGCCCCTGAGAGTGACACCGGCGACGAGGAGCCTGACCAGGAGAAGGACTCGGTCTTCCTGAAGGACAACCACCTGGCCATTGAGCGCAAGTGCTCCAGTATCACCGTCAGCTCAACCTCCAGCCTGGAAGCGGAGGTGGACTTCACTGTCATCGGAGACTTCCATGGCACGGCCTTTGAGGACATCTCCCGGAGCCTGCCCGAGCTGGACAAGGACAAGAGTGAAACAGAAGATGAAGGCTTGGTTTCCTTCCAGCACACTGACAAAGTAGTTCCTGGACTGGAAGAGGATCTCAAAGGCAGGGATAAagtctcccagcccagcccagatGTCTCCCAGCCAGAG CCTTCAGCCCCAAAAGCAAATGCTGTGACTGTGAAGAAGCCTGAAGCAGAAGGCTCCGCTCCCCATCGG GTGGACGGAGGTACCTCgggcagcagggacaccacCGTCACCGCTGCCCAGGCTGGCACCACAGAGACAGCGCTGGTGACCTCA GATCATGGCACCAAGGCTGGCAAAGGAGCCGCTCCCACCACGGACCTTCGCTCCCTGTCACCG ATCTCGGGCGGCTCCGCTGGCAAGGAGGTGCTCACCAGCATATTCAGTGCCACTGCGGAAACGCTCTCCACCTCCACCACCACCCACGTTACCAAG ACTGTGAAAGGAGGGTTCTCCGAGACCCGGATAGAGAAGCGCATCATCATCACGGGAGATGAAGATGTGGACCAGGACCAG GCACTGGCTTTAGCAATCAAAGAGGCAAAACTCCAGCACCCCGACATGCTGgtaaccaaagctgtggtgtACAGAGAAACAGAGCCCTCTCCAGAGGAAAGGGACAAGAAACCTCAG GAATCTTGA
- the EPB41L1 gene encoding band 4.1-like protein 1 isoform X8 produces the protein MTTETGPGSEVRNAQEDAPQQQLEAAAQGPTAAPSPAGRDTDPNEKLGAQPDTRNMEPGTDMEDKDYSETDGLSDKTTPSKTQKSPQKTTKKVKSALCRVTLLDASEYECEVEKHARGQVLFDMVCEHLNLLEKDYFGLTFCDSDSQKNWLDPSKEIKKQIRSGPWNFAFTVKFYPPDPAQLTEDITRYYLCLQLRADIITGRLPCSFVTHALLGSYAVQAELGDHDTEEHVGNYVSELRFAPNQTRELEERIMELHKTYRGMTPGEAEIHFLENAKKLSMYGVDLHHAKDSEGIDIMLGVCANGLLIYRDRLRINRFAWPKILKISYKRSNFYIKIRPGEYEQFESTIGFKLPNHRSAKRLWKVCIEHHTFFRLVSPEPPPKGFLVMGSKFRYSGRTQAQTRQASALIDRPAPFFERSSSKRYTMSRSLDGEFSRPASVSENHDAGPEGEKQDEDGESGSRRRSETEDEEVTTPTKIKELKPEHETTPRHKQEFLDKPEDVLLKHQASINELKRTLKEPNSKLVHRDRDRRLPSSPASSSPKHEDETPKGTPEKATETMEEDTLDDFASEHGASLSMESFTQKSLVSSPEGSEHWVFIEREAPRLEAVALRKTLRAKTEEARAGTSEGNTSGSLTKVVVTVGKAKDMAGQEEPAAAALETRKRAKMIASPEDFESVWEDDLYEKDSRGESSPGEAHPPPESVEAEPQEPGKGTATKEPGLPKPCQQPEERQRTKILEPEPPQAEVEMLSKERAFAAFKKQEARVPATAPELLKIKVKAGDDSSETSATQRIIYLGDPEGEEKDSKIHLVLDTGGCLGLEERPEAPVNTSGEGSGHATPVAEGFQALSSASHQHKTVSEKPTGALEMPGMGCDGTSLGGRPLSGWEELSLQPEKAPGVGVPGGTPTGSEALLCSQEVGPEELQSSVGGFKPCGLAGDGPRAEEHRGSPAQSPDICPALEGLLGRVVADSDREESARVVLQMEEIEPKSPPSLAGSWQGHTHTVGLEGDKPSAPVPPPLPQKPSPVPAESSPGTEPQGTDLSLGTSPSREAAMPKRVSPSMQVALPVGTDPEAEEQSQNVGFASLKPYQVTSPVTGEPPQNTDTAAESIQVRDLANREVAQDMDTAQSNVPATEEPLQEEKPMVKELFQGSGSGKPTRDKGSGMEELFHDKSLGMAELPPKGEEAEHQTETILRDLPHHTAHPKAQEPHQDSEFSVGQDLQGGSQTFTEGTRDSDLALGQPLQDDSPPRAAADVPHFQSPTAGLCQGSEASQLPALVNEGGAGQSSGGTHPAEPGVSVCMAGLAGAVAQEHRDATVAQGKQEDSKSYRETSVASKIKMFEQGEAERRAAQEGQEHVPEAETLVTATGKTNLAQDVPLSTRLASPPAVGPVSSVGSLALGQGAGSGDTSQPHPLRERVSAEPEHEEDSADLASPDSGCELTLAEAVRAGMREGPEERVKPPRHRAPESDTGDEEPDQEKDSVFLKDNHLAIERKCSSITVSSTSSLEAEVDFTVIGDFHGTAFEDISRSLPELDKDKSETEDEGLVSFQHTDKVVPGLEEDLKGRDKVSQPSPDVSQPEPSAPKANAVTVKKPEAEGSAPHRVSTTDMAQVDGGTSGSRDTTVTAAQAGTTETALVTSDHGTKAGKGAAPTTDLRSLSPISGGSAGKEVLTSIFSATAETLSTSTTTHVTKTVKGGFSETRIEKRIIITGDEDVDQDQALALAIKEAKLQHPDMLVTKAVVYRETEPSPEERDKKPQES, from the exons GCGGGCCCTGGAACTTTGCCTTCACTGTGAAGTTCTACCCTCCAGACCCTGCCCAGCTCACAGAGGACATCACCAG ATACTACCTGTGCCTGCAGCTCCGTGCTGACATCATCACGGGCcgccttccctgctccttcgTCACCCACGCCCTGCTGGGCTCCTACGCCGTCCAGGCCGAGCTGGGTGACCATGACACTGAGGAGCATGTGGGCAACTACGTGAGCGAGCTGCGCTTCGCCCCCAACCAGACGCGGGAGCTGGAGGAGCGCATCATGGAGCTGCACAAGACCTACCG GGGAATGACCCCTGGGGAAGCAGAGATCCACTTCCTGGAGAATGCCAAGAAGCTCTCCATGTACGGGGTGGACCTGCACCACGCCAAG GACTCAGAGGGCATCGACATCATGCTGGGCGTCTGCGCCAATGGTCTCCTCATCTACAGGGACCGGCTGCGCATCAACCGCTTCGCCTGGCCCAAGATCCTCAAGATTTCCTACAAGAGGAGCAACTTCTACATCAAGATCCGCCCAGGGGAG TACGAACAGTTTGAGAGCACCATTGGCTTCAAGCTGCCCAACCACCGCTCAGCCAAGAGGCTCTGGAAGGTCTGCATAGAGCATCACACCTTCTTCAG gctggtgtccccagagccaccccccAAGGGCTTCCTGGTGATGGGCTCCAAGTTTCGGTACAGCGGGCGCACGCAGGCGCAGACGCGCCAGGCCAGCGCCCTCATCGACCGCCCCGCGCCCTTCTTTGAGCGCTCCTCCAGCAAACGCTACACCATGTCCCGCAGCCTGGACGGAG AGTTCTCGCGCCCAGCCTCTGTCAGCGAGAACCATGACGCCGGGCCTGAGGGTGAGAAGCAGGATGAGGACGGTGAGTCTGGCAGCAGGAGACGCTCTGAGACGGAGGATGAGGAGGTGACCACCCCGACAAAGATCAAGGAGCTGAAG CCGGAGCACGAAACAACCCCCAGGCACAAGCAGGAG TTTTTAGACAAGCCAGAGGATGTTTTGCTGAAGCATCAGGCCAGCATCAATGAGCTGAAGCGGACCCTGAAGGAGCCCAACAGCAAACTGGTTcacagggaccgggacaggaGGCTGCCTTCCTCACCAGCCTCTTCCTCACCCAAGCACGAGGATGAAACACCAAAGGGAACCCCTGAAAAGGCCACAGAG ACGATGGAAGAGGACACCTTAGACGATTTTGCATCTGAGCATGGAGCTTCCCTAAGCATGGAGTCTTTCACGCAGAAAAGCCTTGTCTCCTCTCCTGAG GGCTCGGAGCACTGGGTATTTATAGAGAGAGAAGCCCCTAGGCTGGAAGCTGTAGCTCTGAGGAAAACTCTGAGAGCCAAGACGGAAGAAGCACGTGCAGGGACCTCGGAGGGGAACACAAGTGGGAGCCTGACGAAAGTGGTGGTGACAGTAGGGAAAGCCAAGGACATGGCAGGCCAGGAAGAGCCGGCAGCTGCAGCCTTGGAGACGAGGAAGAGAGCCAAAATGATTGCTAGTCCCGAGGATTTTGAGTCTGTGTGGGAGGATGATCTCTATGAGAAGGACAGCAGGGGTGAGTCCAGCCCAGGGGAGGCACATCCACCCCCTGAGAGTGTGGAGGCCGAGCCCCAAGAGCCAGGCAAAGGCACAGCCACCaaggagccagggctgcccaagCCCTGTCAGCAGCCTGAAGAGAGGCAAAGGACCAAGATTTTGGAGCCAGAGCCTCCCCAGGCAGAAGTTGAGATGCTCTCCAAGGAACGTGCTTTTGCAGCCTTCAAGAAGCAGGAGGCCAGAGTGccagccacagccccagagctccTGAAAATTAAAGTGAAGGCTGGTGACGACAGCTCAGAGACTTCTGCAACTCAGAGGATCATCTACTTAGGAGACCCagagggggaggagaaggacagtaAAATAcacctggtcttggacactggTGGGTGCCTTGGCTTGGAGGAGAGACCAGAAGCCCCAGTAAACACATCCGGGGAGGGATCTGGGCATGCCACACCTGTGGCGGAAGGGTTCCAAGCCCTCTCGTCAGCAAGTCACCAGCACAAGACAGTGTCTGAAAAACCCACTGGAGCACTGGAGATGCCTGGGATGGGCTGTGATGGGACCAGCCTGGGGGGACGTCCCCTCTCAGGGTGGgaagagctgtccctgcagccagagaagGCGCCTGGTGTTGGGGTGCCTGGAGGAACACCCACAGGAAGTGAAGCCCTGCTGTGTTCCCAGGAGGTGGGaccagaggagctgcagagctccGTGGGAGGCTTTAAGCCATGTGGCCTGGCAGgggatggccccagggctgaggagcacagagggagcCCAGCACAGTCCCCAGACAtctgcccagcactggaggGGCTCTTGGGAAGGGTTGTAGCAGACAGTgacagggaggaaagtgccagaGTGGTTCTTCAGATGGAAGAGATAGAGCCCAAGTCACCTCCATCATTAGCTGGGTCTTGGCAGGGCCACACTCACACCGTGGGGTTGGAGGGGGACAAACCcagtgctcctgtccctccacccCTTCCCCAGAAACCCAGCCCAGTCCCTGCAGAGTCATCTCCGGGTACGGAGCCTCAGGGCACAGacctgtccctgggcaccagCCCTTCCAGAGAGGCGGCCATGCCCAAGCGTGTGAGCCCCTCCATGCAGGTGGCACTACCCGTGGGCACCGATCCTGAAGCTGAAGAACAATCCCAAAATGTGGGATTTGCCTCATTGAAACCCTATCAGGTAACAAGTCCTGTTACAGGagaaccaccccaaaacacagaCACTGCAGCAGAGTCAATCCAGGTTAGAGACCTGGCCAACAGGGAGGTGGCCCAGGACATGGACACAGCACAGAGCAACGTGCCTGCCACTGAAGAGCCACTGCAGGAGGAGAAGCCCATGGTCAAAGAGCTCTTCCAGGGCTCAGGGTCGGGGAAGCCGACCAGAGATAAAGGCTCTGGGATGGAAGAACTGTTCCATGACAAAAGCCTTGGCAtggctgagctgcctcccaagGGAGAAGAAGCAGAACACCAGACTGAGACAATCCTGAGGGACTTGCCCCATCACACTGCACATCCCAAAGCACAAGAGCCACACCAGGACTCGGAGTTCAGTGTTGGACAAGAtctgcagggtgggagccagACATTCACAGAAGGCACCAGGGACAGTGACCTGGCTCTGGGGCAGCCACTGCAGGATGACTctcctcccagagcagctgctgatgTCCCACACTTCCAGTCCCCTACAGCAGGATTGTGCCAAGGAAGCGAGgcatcccagctccctgccctggtgAATGAAGGCGGGGCAGGGCAATCAAGTGGTGGGACACatccagcagagcctggggtGTCGGTGTGcatggctgggctggcaggagctgtggcccaggagcacagggatgcTACTGTGGCCCAAGGAAAACAGGAGGACAGCAAGAGCTACAGGGAAACTTCTGTGGCCTCTAAGATCAAGATGTTTGAGCAAGGCGAAGCGGAGCGAAGGGCGGcccaggagggacaggagcatGTGCCTGAAGCTGAGACATTGGTGACAGCCACGGGGAAGACAAATCTGGCACAGGATGTGCCTTTGAGCACCAGACTCGCCTCACcccctgcagtgggacctgTGTCCAGTGTGGGCTCCTTGGCCCTCGGGCAAGGGGCTGGTTCAGGAGACACCTCCCAGCCTCACCCCCTGAGGGAACGAGTCTCTGCTGAGCCCGAGCACGAAGAAGACAGTGCCGACCTGGCCTCGCCCGACTCCGGCTGTGAGCTCACCCTGGCCGAGGCCGTG AGAGCAGGCATGAGGGAGGGCCCTGAGGAGAGGGTGAAACCGCCCCGGCACAGGGCCCCTGAGAGTGACACCGGCGACGAGGAGCCTGACCAGGAGAAGGACTCGGTCTTCCTGAAGGACAACCACCTGGCCATTGAGCGCAAGTGCTCCAGTATCACCGTCAGCTCAACCTCCAGCCTGGAAGCGGAGGTGGACTTCACTGTCATCGGAGACTTCCATGGCACGGCCTTTGAGGACATCTCCCGGAGCCTGCCCGAGCTGGACAAGGACAAGAGTGAAACAGAAGATGAAGGCTTGGTTTCCTTCCAGCACACTGACAAAGTAGTTCCTGGACTGGAAGAGGATCTCAAAGGCAGGGATAAagtctcccagcccagcccagatGTCTCCCAGCCAGAG CCTTCAGCCCCAAAAGCAAATGCTGTGACTGTGAAGAAGCCTGAAGCAGAAGGCTCCGCTCCCCATCGGGTCAGCACCACAGACATGGCCCAG GTGGACGGAGGTACCTCgggcagcagggacaccacCGTCACCGCTGCCCAGGCTGGCACCACAGAGACAGCGCTGGTGACCTCA GATCATGGCACCAAGGCTGGCAAAGGAGCCGCTCCCACCACGGACCTTCGCTCCCTGTCACCG ATCTCGGGCGGCTCCGCTGGCAAGGAGGTGCTCACCAGCATATTCAGTGCCACTGCGGAAACGCTCTCCACCTCCACCACCACCCACGTTACCAAG ACTGTGAAAGGAGGGTTCTCCGAGACCCGGATAGAGAAGCGCATCATCATCACGGGAGATGAAGATGTGGACCAGGACCAG GCACTGGCTTTAGCAATCAAAGAGGCAAAACTCCAGCACCCCGACATGCTGgtaaccaaagctgtggtgtACAGAGAAACAGAGCCCTCTCCAGAGGAAAGGGACAAGAAACCTCAG GAATCTTGA